A genomic stretch from Mesomycoplasma neurolyticum includes:
- a CDS encoding alpha-amylase family glycosyl hydrolase yields the protein MNKMNEIYYKLNYWYFYDSNSSGIGDYNGILEKINYFKKLKINNLIFDSFLENYEEITNNLFIKKHFGSFEDLQKLIKKSKKIGIKISMIFDFKKINEYSKLLKNFEIINSSENQDFLNLTFKKTSSYYIEKVNDKINNFVFDSNEIKKIFFKIMNLYIELGIDKIILKNIDYLSEKMQVNKKKLFIFINNLIKNIENKKKLIFIGQFNFYFFHKNSLEIIRQIKKFSFDEYFLDFWSEFLINKKNNQDLLKKYSHKVMKYLIKKIIKFPKKVIFLFNNDEYAKINSRFFFSNDIKVFFNKLMAAIFILNNHNIYILQGDEIGQENINFEYEDYLYDKKEYLRSKDINLFPNNKKESDFITRSLLSKLNNKAIFAWNSDSSLGFNFKKILYFATPKNYKINNLETNLENRDSLFLWYKNLIDFKNLFSDSLPTYKNSKISSHFLNPKILFIKIKKINKNVIFVINLSKKETRFLFNFSNYVCKINSYNWTGIIDNFKTLKPFQFLVLEKK from the coding sequence ATGAATAAAATGAATGAAATTTATTATAAACTTAATTATTGATATTTTTATGATTCAAACTCATCAGGTATTGGCGATTATAATGGTATTTTAGAAAAAATAAATTATTTCAAAAAATTAAAAATAAATAATTTAATTTTTGATTCTTTTTTAGAAAATTATGAAGAAATAACAAATAATCTTTTTATAAAAAAACATTTTGGTTCTTTTGAAGATTTACAAAAATTAATTAAAAAATCAAAAAAAATAGGAATTAAGATTTCAATGATATTTGATTTTAAAAAAATTAATGAATATTCAAAATTACTTAAAAATTTTGAAATTATAAATAGTTCTGAAAATCAAGATTTTTTAAATTTAACATTTAAAAAAACTAGTTCATACTATATTGAAAAAGTCAATGATAAAATTAATAATTTTGTTTTTGATTCAAATGAAATAAAAAAAATTTTTTTCAAAATAATGAATTTATATATTGAATTAGGAATTGACAAAATTATTTTGAAAAATATTGATTATTTGTCTGAAAAAATGCAAGTTAATAAGAAAAAATTATTTATCTTTATAAATAATTTAATTAAAAATATTGAAAACAAAAAGAAATTGATTTTCATAGGTCAATTTAATTTTTATTTTTTTCATAAAAATTCACTTGAAATTATTAGACAAATTAAAAAGTTTAGTTTTGATGAATATTTTTTAGATTTTTGGTCTGAATTTTTAATAAATAAAAAAAATAATCAAGATTTGTTAAAAAAATACAGCCATAAAGTAATGAAATATTTAATTAAAAAAATCATTAAATTTCCAAAAAAAGTTATTTTTTTATTTAACAATGATGAATATGCAAAAATTAATTCTCGTTTCTTTTTTTCAAATGATATAAAAGTTTTTTTTAATAAATTAATGGCAGCAATTTTTATTTTAAATAATCATAATATTTATATTTTGCAAGGTGATGAAATTGGGCAAGAAAATATTAATTTTGAATATGAAGATTATTTATATGATAAAAAAGAATATTTAAGATCAAAAGATATAAATTTATTTCCTAATAACAAAAAAGAAAGTGATTTTATAACTAGGAGTTTATTGTCTAAATTAAATAATAAAGCGATTTTTGCTTGAAACTCAGATTCTTCACTTGGTTTTAATTTTAAAAAAATATTGTATTTTGCAACACCTAAAAATTATAAAATAAACAATCTTGAGACTAATTTAGAAAATAGAGATTCATTATTTTTATGATATAAGAATTTAATAGACTTTAAAAATTTGTTTTCTGATTCATTGCCTACATATAAAAATTCTAAAATATCTAGTCATTTTTTAAATCCTAAAATTTTATTTATAAAAATCAAAAAAATAAATAAAAATGTAATATTTGTAATAAATTTATCAAAAAAAGAAACAAGATTTTTATTTAATTTTAGCAATTATGTATGCAAAATAAACAGCTACAATTGAACTGGGATAATAGATAATTTTAAAACCCTTAAACCTTTTCAATTTTTAGTTTTAGAAAAAAAATAG
- the holA gene encoding DNA polymerase III subunit delta — MKKNSINNVRYKQMYFFYGDERFLINLEVKKVINNYFNYDLVKINDEIEINDFLSKIDNFSLFEKTEIFIISNLIFLQKNDDNKNKKIIEILQKNIQNKNKIFIFTFLLEKKEVLNKNNLLFNFLIKNSNFKEISKIKENEIEKYTKKIIESNKLKISNINFLKLVSKLPNNLDLIVNEIKKLSYFNNEEITELAIDNLVMDFASENDFAFIETFIKLDFQNLFNESQKKINSGVPRSLLLSQINSFLWIVNIVDIFKKKFSLDELSIKFGIKIFRLKKAELFLNKYSAKKARKLINSCFKIDEKLKKGQISDKLAFDLFFLNFLTN, encoded by the coding sequence ATGAAAAAAAATTCAATAAATAATGTAAGATATAAACAAATGTATTTTTTTTATGGTGATGAGCGCTTTTTAATAAATTTAGAAGTTAAAAAAGTAATAAATAATTATTTTAATTATGATTTAGTTAAAATTAACGATGAAATTGAAATCAATGATTTTTTATCAAAAATAGATAATTTTAGTTTGTTTGAAAAAACTGAAATTTTTATTATTAGTAATTTAATTTTTTTACAAAAAAACGATGATAATAAAAACAAAAAAATAATTGAAATTTTGCAAAAAAATATTCAAAATAAAAATAAAATTTTTATTTTTACATTTTTATTAGAGAAAAAAGAAGTGTTAAATAAAAATAATTTATTATTTAATTTTTTAATAAAAAATAGTAATTTTAAAGAAATTTCAAAAATAAAAGAAAATGAAATTGAAAAATATACTAAAAAAATAATAGAATCAAACAAACTGAAAATTTCAAATATTAATTTTTTAAAATTAGTTTCAAAATTACCAAATAATTTAGATTTAATTGTTAATGAAATAAAAAAATTATCTTATTTTAATAATGAAGAAATTACAGAATTAGCTATTGATAATTTAGTTATGGATTTTGCATCTGAAAATGATTTCGCGTTTATAGAAACATTTATTAAACTAGATTTTCAAAATCTTTTTAATGAAAGCCAAAAAAAAATTAATAGTGGTGTTCCTAGAAGTTTATTATTATCACAAATTAATTCGTTTTTATGAATAGTTAATATTGTGGATATTTTTAAGAAAAAATTTTCACTTGATGAATTATCAATAAAATTCGGTATTAAAATTTTTAGGCTAAAAAAAGCTGAATTATTTTTAAATAAATATTCAGCAAAAAAGGCTAGAAAATTAATTAATTCATGTTTTAAAATTGATGAAAAATTAAAAAAAGGCCAAATTAGTGATAAATTAGCTTTTGATTTATTTTTTTTAAATTTCTTAACTAATTAA
- a CDS encoding MAG0480 family ComEC-like protein produces MKRYWSHLWGWTKNYWKNAKYFYSWIIFFFLLLFTILFFKNPNLFIFFAILFLFFLLLLWNDKWKIFIYFLFVIFIFLKLQIYYQDIKTFEIKDKIEVKYEIFKDNFLLEYKNKKILIFSKNIRQNSFYFADLLIEKINNDPKNNYWFSQEIFYKVSKINKLEFANKNINFLTQIQDFILNSKKNYLKFIPLLLLGKNYLENNEVVNILKKIQIYHLFVISGFHIGFIKVIFFKFLSWTKIKNWIIFILFLIFSFFYLTILNFPISAIRAFVFLFLIEINKNIFNKKYKNYEILIFVGLVFIVKNIYIIFSISFILSFFISLIIILIINLKIKSKILNFIFISIFANIASFFILNFFGNYNYNVFSIFNSIIFTPFISFFYIFTLIFFWSKNFLDFICGNILYFLTIISNYQIIIEIPIPKKVIILFVIVHFLFLPLIKKNEKKFNK; encoded by the coding sequence ATGAAAAGATATTGAAGCCATTTATGGGGTTGGACCAAAAACTATTGAAAAAATGCAAAATATTTTTATTCATGAATAATATTTTTTTTCTTATTATTGTTCACTATTTTATTTTTTAAAAATCCAAATCTTTTTATTTTTTTTGCAATTTTATTTTTATTTTTTTTGCTTTTGTTATGAAATGACAAATGAAAAATATTTATTTATTTTTTATTTGTTATATTTATTTTTTTGAAATTGCAGATTTATTATCAAGATATAAAAACATTTGAAATAAAAGATAAAATTGAAGTAAAATATGAAATTTTTAAAGATAACTTTTTACTAGAATATAAAAATAAAAAAATTCTTATATTTTCAAAAAACATCAGACAAAATTCATTCTATTTTGCAGATTTATTGATTGAAAAAATTAATAATGATCCAAAAAATAACTATTGGTTTTCACAAGAAATTTTTTATAAAGTTTCTAAAATAAATAAATTAGAGTTTGCTAATAAAAATATTAATTTTTTAACACAAATACAGGATTTTATTTTAAATTCAAAAAAAAATTATTTAAAATTTATACCTTTATTGTTATTAGGGAAAAACTATTTAGAAAATAATGAAGTTGTAAATATTTTAAAAAAAATACAAATTTACCATTTATTTGTTATTTCTGGTTTTCACATTGGGTTTATAAAAGTTATTTTTTTTAAATTTTTGAGTTGGACAAAAATTAAGAATTGAATTATTTTCATTTTATTTTTGATTTTTTCCTTTTTTTATTTAACTATTTTAAATTTTCCTATTTCAGCAATAAGGGCTTTTGTATTTTTGTTTTTAATTGAAATAAATAAAAATATTTTTAATAAAAAATACAAAAATTATGAGATTTTAATTTTTGTGGGGTTAGTTTTTATTGTAAAAAATATTTATATCATTTTTTCTATTTCGTTTATTTTGAGTTTTTTTATATCATTGATCATTATTCTGATAATCAACTTAAAGATTAAAAGCAAAATATTAAATTTTATTTTTATTTCTATTTTTGCAAATATTGCATCTTTTTTTATTTTAAATTTTTTTGGTAATTATAATTACAATGTTTTTTCAATTTTCAATTCCATTATTTTTACACCTTTTATTTCATTTTTTTATATTTTTACCTTGATATTTTTTTGAAGTAAAAATTTTCTAGATTTTATTTGTGGAAATATTTTATACTTCTTAACAATTATTTCTAATTATCAAATAATTATAGAAATTCCAATACCAAAAAAAGTTATTATTTTATTTGTCATTGTACATTTCTTGTTTTTGCCATTAATTAAAAAAAATGAAAAAAAATTCAATAAATAA
- a CDS encoding M13 family metallopeptidase, producing MTKINLKDDFFHAINQEWFEKSKIPNDKTSISPWVENAIQIEKLIKKLFKKWSKNPNKIPNNPYLRQAVKFYNLVINEEKREELGWSPIKAKLNEIERINSFDEIFNNWSKYNKMFTYLPLAIDVGEDFKNDSKNIAWILEHSTILENKTIYENKKEKERHLRVWTRVVMKLLLNYGKSEEEAKTLIKKAIQFDNLYKDYVLSPEQLSNYVSLYNLKTRKEIRSFSKKIDILKVIDETFGKKINKISVQNLEHLSKIDEIFDNKNFENYKALFFIKNLLSNVGLLSEKIRKIAFEYTKFAYSIKKMKKLEDYAISLTLKFFGMPFGLYYAKKYFGKKAKQDVEFMVENIIKEYTERLNNNNWLSQNTINTAIKKLSKLKVMIGFPERIEQFYKEFIVNDYSENGNLVNNAEKFSLILHKYKISLYNKKENDKYWKMSPIEINAYYDPIKNLMVFPAGILSKPFYDIKRSTSANYSGIGAVIAHEISHGFDNNGANFDENGNLNNWWTQEDYQQFQEKTNQVIKLYDGFETEYGKVNGKLTVSENIADIGGFSCALSAAQKEKDFDAKVFFETWAEIWKSKYTENAAKRRLESDVHAPAKARVNVVVANEDLFYRTYNINEQDKMFIPSQKRVKIW from the coding sequence ATGACAAAAATTAATTTAAAAGATGATTTCTTCCATGCAATAAATCAAGAATGATTTGAAAAAAGCAAAATACCTAATGATAAAACATCTATTAGTCCTTGAGTGGAAAATGCAATTCAAATTGAAAAGTTAATTAAAAAACTTTTTAAAAAATGAAGCAAAAATCCTAATAAAATTCCAAACAATCCTTATTTAAGGCAAGCTGTAAAATTTTATAATCTTGTTATAAATGAAGAAAAAAGAGAGGAACTTGGTTGAAGTCCGATAAAAGCAAAGTTAAATGAAATTGAAAGAATAAATTCTTTTGATGAAATTTTTAATAATTGATCAAAATATAATAAAATGTTCACTTACTTACCTTTAGCTATTGATGTAGGGGAAGATTTTAAAAATGATAGCAAAAATATTGCTTGAATTTTGGAACACTCCACAATTTTGGAAAATAAAACAATATATGAGAATAAAAAAGAAAAAGAAAGACATTTAAGAGTTTGAACAAGAGTTGTTATGAAACTTTTGTTAAATTACGGCAAAAGCGAAGAAGAAGCAAAAACACTTATAAAAAAAGCCATCCAATTTGATAATTTATATAAAGATTATGTTTTAAGTCCTGAACAACTTTCAAATTATGTTTCACTTTATAATTTAAAAACAAGAAAAGAAATTAGAAGTTTTTCAAAAAAAATTGATATTTTGAAAGTTATTGATGAAACATTTGGTAAAAAAATTAATAAAATTTCTGTTCAAAATTTAGAACATTTATCAAAAATTGATGAAATTTTCGATAACAAAAATTTTGAAAATTATAAAGCTTTATTTTTTATTAAAAATTTACTTTCAAATGTTGGTCTTCTTTCTGAAAAAATTAGAAAAATTGCTTTTGAATACACTAAATTTGCATACTCTATTAAAAAAATGAAAAAATTGGAAGATTATGCTATTTCATTAACTTTAAAATTCTTTGGAATGCCTTTTGGTCTTTATTATGCTAAGAAATATTTTGGTAAAAAAGCAAAACAAGATGTAGAATTTATGGTTGAAAACATCATCAAAGAATACACAGAAAGATTAAATAATAATAATTGATTAAGCCAAAATACTATTAACACCGCAATTAAAAAACTTTCAAAATTAAAAGTAATGATTGGTTTCCCTGAAAGAATTGAACAATTTTATAAAGAGTTTATAGTTAATGATTATTCAGAGAATGGTAATTTAGTTAATAATGCTGAAAAATTTAGTTTGATTTTACACAAATATAAAATTTCACTTTATAATAAAAAAGAAAATGACAAATATTGAAAAATGAGTCCTATAGAAATTAATGCTTATTATGATCCAATTAAAAATTTAATGGTATTTCCAGCAGGTATTTTAAGCAAACCTTTTTATGACATCAAAAGATCTACATCAGCAAATTACTCAGGGATAGGTGCTGTTATTGCTCATGAAATATCGCATGGTTTTGACAACAATGGCGCTAATTTTGATGAAAATGGTAATTTAAATAATTGATGAACTCAAGAAGATTATCAGCAATTTCAAGAGAAAACAAACCAAGTTATAAAATTATATGATGGTTTTGAAACTGAATATGGTAAAGTTAATGGTAAATTAACTGTTTCAGAAAATATAGCAGATATTGGTGGTTTTAGTTGTGCGCTTAGTGCAGCACAAAAAGAAAAAGACTTTGATGCTAAAGTATTTTTCGAAACATGAGCTGAAATTTGAAAATCTAAATATACTGAAAATGCTGCAAAAAGACGTCTTGAATCAGATGTGCATGCTCCTGCCAAAGCTAGAGTTAATGTTGTTGTGGCAAATGAAGATTTATTCTATAGAACATACAATATAAACGAACAAGATAAAATGTTTATTCCATCACAAAAAAGAGTTAAAATTTGATAA
- a CDS encoding AAA family ATPase, with translation MSYFQTLKQIKNKIKHKNIIIISGNVNDFIFPSDLKDEEIQNLVDDLPSSIFLNLSQYISLNLKNKDFSRIEYFVPGQKPKELTLDLHQQLSFNNDKNQGYTPNNKDDEFEEDNIQTSPPIENYINELINNVNNLKFSDLPQKQIAYILDLSDLLLKEVNSTLIANLISTFVHINDFNIQKYVDNQFKLILICKNKDDINNLLIKNNIELNFHTIHFPDSEERKNFIESNLTSFNNYLITKIKSETKEFNDAIALTNGLSFREIIQMTKVLSENNTYNDFKELYRSIFFDKKESEWEKIDEDKLKSFKEEMKKRVKGQDFAIQQVEKSLIRSYVGLSDLSNSHDNKKKPKGILFFTGPTGTGKTELSKAFAEFVFGDENSLIRFDMSEYNHEHSDEKLIGSPPGYVGHESGGQLTNAVKQKPFSVLLFDEIEKAHNKILDKFLQILEDGRLTSSQGELIDFSETFIIFTSNIGVKETLNLPKQTEQDNLIVRQTFKKQIDKYFNETLGRPEILNRIGEKNIVPFNFIIDNEIIKEIILNRLEKLKSNLFKDKNIMFKHNEDSETIKNLIFRVRQNFKPEYGARGLISEFEKVFIDKLIYFLFENNKIIIENKQNKKITNILFEFSSEKGDFVFQIINT, from the coding sequence ATGTCATATTTTCAAACCTTAAAGCAAATAAAAAATAAAATTAAGCACAAAAATATTATAATAATTTCTGGAAATGTTAATGATTTTATTTTTCCATCTGATTTAAAAGATGAAGAAATTCAAAATTTAGTAGATGATTTGCCATCATCAATATTTTTAAATTTAAGTCAATATATTTCATTGAATTTAAAAAATAAAGATTTTTCAAGAATAGAATATTTTGTTCCAGGACAAAAACCAAAAGAATTAACTTTAGATTTACACCAACAACTTTCCTTTAATAATGATAAAAATCAGGGTTATACTCCAAACAACAAAGATGATGAATTTGAAGAAGATAATATTCAAACATCTCCCCCTATTGAAAATTACATTAATGAATTAATTAATAATGTCAATAATTTAAAATTTTCAGATTTACCACAGAAACAAATAGCATATATTTTAGATTTAAGTGATTTATTATTAAAAGAAGTTAATTCAACTTTAATTGCTAATTTAATTTCAACTTTTGTACATATTAATGATTTTAATATACAAAAATATGTAGATAATCAATTTAAATTAATATTAATTTGCAAAAATAAAGATGATATAAATAATTTACTAATTAAAAATAATATTGAATTAAATTTTCATACAATTCATTTTCCAGATTCAGAAGAAAGAAAAAATTTTATTGAATCTAATTTAACTTCTTTTAATAATTATTTAATCACTAAAATAAAAAGTGAAACTAAAGAATTTAATGATGCAATTGCATTGACAAATGGTTTATCATTTCGTGAAATTATTCAAATGACTAAAGTTTTGAGTGAAAATAATACTTACAATGATTTTAAAGAATTATATAGAAGTATATTTTTTGACAAAAAAGAATCTGAATGAGAAAAAATAGATGAAGATAAGTTGAAATCATTTAAAGAAGAAATGAAAAAAAGAGTAAAAGGTCAAGATTTTGCTATACAACAAGTAGAAAAATCCTTGATTCGTTCATATGTAGGATTATCAGATTTATCAAATTCACATGATAATAAGAAAAAACCTAAAGGAATATTATTTTTCACAGGCCCTACAGGTACAGGAAAAACTGAATTATCAAAAGCATTTGCTGAGTTTGTTTTTGGTGATGAAAATAGTTTAATTAGATTTGATATGAGTGAATATAATCATGAACATAGTGATGAAAAATTAATTGGATCACCACCAGGTTATGTTGGGCATGAATCAGGTGGCCAACTTACAAATGCAGTAAAGCAAAAACCTTTTTCAGTTTTATTATTTGATGAAATAGAAAAAGCACATAATAAAATTTTAGATAAATTTTTACAAATTTTGGAAGATGGTAGACTTACATCATCACAAGGTGAATTGATTGATTTTTCTGAAACATTTATAATTTTTACTTCAAATATAGGTGTGAAAGAAACATTGAATTTACCAAAACAAACAGAACAAGATAATTTAATTGTTAGACAAACATTTAAAAAACAGATTGATAAATATTTTAACGAAACCTTAGGGCGACCTGAAATTTTGAATAGAATCGGTGAAAAAAATATAGTTCCTTTTAATTTCATTATTGATAATGAAATTATTAAAGAAATTATTTTAAATAGACTTGAGAAGCTAAAAAGTAATCTTTTTAAAGATAAAAATATTATGTTTAAACATAATGAAGATTCAGAAACAATTAAGAATTTAATTTTTAGAGTTAGACAAAATTTTAAACCAGAATATGGAGCAAGAGGTTTGATTTCTGAATTCGAAAAAGTTTTTATTGATAAATTAATTTATTTTTTATTTGAAAATAATAAAATAATTATTGAAAACAAACAAAACAAAAAAATTACAAATATTTTATTTGAATTTTCAAGTGAAAAAGGTGATTTTGTTTTTCAAATAATTAATACATAA
- a CDS encoding RNA polymerase beta'' subunit family protein — protein MNNKRSIIFPIPYVKNQLSCKKRRWKIIEKLDFVILNYFINVDDFPLDLKIKDSIIKALNLNNDYWDFIKIRIQKLINSENLIISENEKLDDDLLKGSISVNKKIIDSFKEKNFLYFDNSEISKTIFSIKDLILDSDYQFFNEKEAILKNKNSDLTTQKIFYIEKHFNIIFEKFKTNPNKIKDSESINNENLKKMLKINKDIEEISFVKNLKQELLIKEKEIEILLKFHENSLEIKSDSKEFYEYFDFFKQNDAINDFKEIIQLQLKYNSDENILHFEKLNFNDDNDNFEPYFINDYDLKLLLQNNKFFNSIFNFSDNFLSFSFINDSIFQLGKAKPINFFIIDKESNQHNFVISDILGVKNINSNTEILQNIFNKNKEFYLSDNFIEKYKKISESKLGQQILEYIKNNFLKNKIWETEYKKVDAILTIILDKNKKEEIYSFLINENIELFLNFDILSKHVFNVFKFDSENKNILKNKAKNFNFLNNDNYSKICSIYNFKLNKENDFFDKWKMNSEFVTKHKEFEEKIQQMKTQRFNDIDKVQEFKEIRAYLEHVISPFEKNYCFDLTEFKNMIEKIDVLIIKEKKELENHIKILATDINRYIEEELQKYKKEEKDTIQDQIKNSDWDDTMKNISKKLKNWRNDVVHSKNNSKIKKNTFNEYKKYKEMFFNFKEQIKAFNNKRKNNK, from the coding sequence ATGAATAATAAAAGAAGTATTATTTTCCCTATTCCATATGTTAAAAATCAATTAAGTTGTAAAAAAAGAAGATGAAAAATAATTGAAAAATTAGATTTTGTTATTCTAAATTATTTTATTAATGTAGATGACTTTCCATTAGATTTAAAAATTAAAGATAGCATCATTAAAGCTTTGAATTTAAATAATGACTATTGAGATTTTATTAAAATAAGAATACAAAAATTAATTAATTCTGAAAATTTAATAATATCAGAAAATGAAAAGCTTGACGATGATTTGTTAAAAGGTAGTATAAGTGTTAATAAAAAAATAATCGATAGTTTTAAAGAAAAAAATTTTTTATATTTTGACAATTCTGAAATTTCTAAAACAATTTTTAGTATTAAAGATTTGATACTTGATTCTGATTATCAATTTTTTAATGAAAAAGAAGCAATATTAAAAAATAAAAATTCTGATTTAACTACACAAAAAATTTTTTATATTGAAAAACATTTTAATATTATTTTTGAAAAATTTAAAACCAATCCTAACAAAATAAAAGACTCAGAATCTATAAATAATGAGAATTTAAAAAAAATGTTAAAAATAAATAAAGATATTGAAGAAATATCTTTTGTAAAAAATTTAAAACAAGAATTATTAATAAAAGAAAAAGAAATTGAAATACTTTTAAAATTTCATGAAAATTCTTTAGAAATTAAAAGTGATTCTAAAGAATTTTATGAATATTTTGATTTTTTTAAACAAAATGATGCTATAAATGATTTTAAAGAGATAATCCAATTACAATTAAAATACAATTCCGATGAAAATATTTTACATTTTGAAAAATTAAATTTTAATGATGATAATGATAATTTTGAGCCTTATTTTATTAATGATTATGATTTAAAATTATTACTTCAAAACAATAAATTTTTTAATTCAATATTTAATTTTAGCGATAATTTTTTATCTTTTTCATTTATAAATGATAGTATATTCCAACTAGGAAAAGCAAAACCTATTAATTTTTTTATAATAGATAAAGAAAGTAATCAACATAATTTTGTTATAAGTGATATTTTAGGTGTGAAAAATATTAATTCTAACACAGAAATATTACAAAATATTTTCAATAAAAATAAGGAATTTTATTTAAGTGACAATTTTATTGAAAAATATAAAAAAATTTCAGAATCAAAATTAGGACAACAAATACTTGAATATATAAAAAATAATTTTTTAAAAAATAAAATTTGAGAAACAGAATATAAAAAAGTTGATGCAATATTAACAATTATTTTAGACAAAAACAAAAAAGAGGAAATTTATTCTTTTTTAATAAATGAAAATATTGAATTGTTTCTAAATTTTGATATTTTAAGTAAACATGTTTTCAATGTGTTTAAATTTGATTCAGAAAATAAAAATATTTTAAAAAATAAAGCTAAAAATTTCAACTTTTTAAACAATGATAATTATTCAAAAATTTGTAGTATTTATAATTTTAAATTAAACAAAGAAAATGATTTTTTCGATAAATGAAAAATGAATTCCGAATTTGTAACAAAACATAAAGAATTTGAAGAAAAAATACAACAAATGAAAACACAAAGATTTAATGATATAGATAAAGTTCAAGAATTTAAAGAAATTAGAGCTTATCTCGAACATGTAATTTCACCTTTTGAGAAAAATTATTGTTTTGATTTAACAGAATTTAAAAACATGATTGAAAAAATAGATGTTTTAATTATTAAAGAAAAAAAAGAGTTAGAAAATCATATAAAAATATTAGCAACAGATATAAATAGATATATTGAAGAAGAATTACAAAAATACAAAAAAGAAGAAAAAGATACAATTCAAGACCAAATAAAAAATTCAGATTGAGATGATACAATGAAAAACATTTCTAAGAAATTAAAAAATTGAAGAAATGATGTTGTACATTCGAAAAATAATTCAAAAATTAAAAAAAATACTTTTAACGAATACAAAAAATATAAAGAAATGTTTTTTAATTTTAAGGAACAAATAAAAGCATTTAATAATAAAAGAAAGAATAATAAATAA